In Bremerella cremea, one DNA window encodes the following:
- a CDS encoding TolC family protein: MAVTTSGRGSWWFVLGLSSVVGCATSSAKLDQPYQETILPADISETAAFDPSPAPIPNSQPPVQLASHQQSSEIQPPVLEPTTILPPAVHAFEQPTFSVAQAPAPVAVDNGMIGGLSLQQIQDLALANNPTIRQSSATAFAAQDYQYQVGRYANPNVGYTGSQLADQNTDQHLVFVEQEFVTAHKLQLNENVLGHAVQAQRWDVESQRFRVLTDVRMAFLDALVAQRRMEVIDNFQQVAAKGAELAEKRFKAMETAQSDQLQAEIQLNEVEVMRQQAQFKWDAAWQAMAAIAGVPEMSKSQLVGSLNPATGDLNWDDVYHNLLANSPELRSAYSRVSKTRANLSRQEVQAIPNLTAQLQAGHDNGTGSGMINVQVGAPIPVFNANRGNISAAYREYARATHSVKRVEMSLKARLAEVSRQYDSAMVAVKRYEEQILPKAKRTLDLAEQAYEAGEFSFIQVLIVRRTYFDTNLQYIESLGELAKAHAQIDGLLLTGGLDEPGDFQDGDTLRGQTFSQQ, encoded by the coding sequence ATGGCAGTAACGACTTCAGGTCGCGGTAGTTGGTGGTTTGTGCTGGGATTGTCGAGCGTCGTCGGCTGTGCCACGTCTTCCGCCAAGTTAGATCAGCCTTATCAAGAGACGATTTTGCCGGCCGATATTTCGGAAACTGCGGCATTCGATCCTTCGCCGGCACCGATTCCTAATTCACAACCGCCGGTGCAGTTGGCTTCGCACCAACAATCGTCAGAGATTCAGCCGCCGGTGTTAGAGCCTACCACCATCCTGCCGCCGGCGGTTCATGCTTTCGAGCAACCAACTTTTTCGGTTGCTCAGGCTCCAGCCCCTGTGGCAGTAGACAATGGGATGATTGGTGGTCTTTCGCTACAGCAAATTCAAGATTTGGCTTTAGCGAACAATCCCACGATTCGTCAAAGCTCGGCGACAGCCTTCGCGGCGCAGGACTATCAATACCAAGTCGGACGCTACGCGAACCCGAACGTTGGCTATACCGGTAGCCAATTGGCCGACCAAAACACGGACCAACACTTGGTTTTTGTCGAGCAGGAATTTGTCACCGCTCATAAGCTACAGCTCAACGAGAACGTATTGGGCCACGCGGTCCAAGCGCAGCGATGGGATGTTGAATCCCAACGTTTCCGCGTGCTGACCGATGTGCGGATGGCATTCTTGGATGCTTTGGTTGCTCAGCGGCGGATGGAAGTGATCGACAACTTCCAACAGGTTGCCGCCAAGGGGGCGGAACTAGCCGAGAAACGCTTCAAGGCAATGGAAACCGCTCAATCCGATCAGCTGCAAGCCGAAATCCAATTGAACGAAGTCGAAGTCATGCGACAACAGGCTCAATTCAAGTGGGATGCCGCTTGGCAAGCGATGGCCGCCATCGCAGGCGTGCCGGAAATGTCGAAGTCGCAATTAGTCGGTAGTTTGAATCCTGCCACAGGCGATTTGAATTGGGATGATGTCTACCACAACCTGTTGGCCAACAGTCCCGAGCTTCGCTCTGCTTACAGCCGCGTCTCTAAGACCCGAGCCAACTTGTCACGGCAAGAGGTCCAGGCCATCCCGAACCTGACCGCTCAGCTTCAAGCAGGTCACGATAACGGTACCGGCAGTGGCATGATCAACGTGCAAGTCGGTGCTCCGATTCCGGTCTTCAACGCCAACCGTGGCAACATCTCGGCCGCCTATCGCGAGTATGCTCGTGCAACGCACTCGGTCAAGCGTGTCGAGATGTCGTTGAAAGCTCGCTTGGCGGAAGTCTCGCGACAGTATGATTCAGCGATGGTTGCTGTGAAGCGATACGAAGAACAGATTCTTCCCAAAGCGAAGCGAACGCTTGACTTGGCCGAACAGGCTTACGAGGCGGGTGAGTTCTCCTTCATCCAAGTGTTGATTGTGCGACGAACTTACTTCGATACGAATTTGCAATACATCGAATCGTTGGGTGAATTGGCCAAAGCCCATGCCCAAATTGATGGTCTGCTGCTTACCGGCGGCTTGGACGAACCAGGCGACTTCCAGGACGGCGACACCCTGCGAGGCCAGACGTTCAGCCAACAATAG
- a CDS encoding DUF2569 domain-containing protein translates to MDPYTSPTLEPKPDDNQLTQEEKEKLNGLSGWLVLVGIGVVIGPLRIGAMMLMTYPPIFQTDTWALLTTPGSEHYKALWAPIIIAEIAINGLQLLACLYMIYLFFAKKAAFPKWYIGLSLFVTAFIVIDAFAVKMVLPEAPIFDQDTLRELVRSVVGCAIWVPYMLVSKRVKATFTN, encoded by the coding sequence ATGGATCCATACACTTCCCCAACCCTTGAACCGAAACCAGACGACAACCAATTAACCCAAGAAGAGAAAGAAAAGCTAAACGGTTTAAGCGGTTGGTTGGTACTGGTGGGAATAGGGGTTGTTATTGGTCCGCTACGCATCGGTGCGATGATGCTGATGACCTACCCGCCAATATTCCAAACGGATACTTGGGCATTACTCACCACGCCAGGGAGCGAGCATTACAAAGCGCTGTGGGCCCCGATCATTATTGCCGAGATTGCCATCAATGGCCTGCAACTTTTGGCATGCCTCTATATGATTTATCTTTTTTTCGCCAAGAAAGCCGCGTTTCCCAAATGGTACATTGGGCTCTCATTGTTTGTGACCGCGTTCATCGTTATCGATGCCTTCGCGGTTAAGATGGTACTGCCAGAGGCGCCGATATTTGATCAGGATACTCTCAGAGAACTAGTTCGGAGCGTTGTTGGGTGTGCTATTTGGGTTCCATACATGCTTGTTTCCAAGCGTGTTAAGGCTACCTTCACGAACTAA
- a CDS encoding universal stress protein, with translation MIRSALLALDNSPSSKIALDMAISLCQRYVEKNNGRTDTIHLSGVAVVDLPGIKAPTSVPIGAGAYKKQRDETLLKEAQERMEQILQEFEQRCQADNIPYSCIPSEGLPYEQIERHALSHDVILIGKETNFHFETSEYVGATVRKLLVDNARPVIVYPDQLPDNHRVMIAYDGSNPAAHALQLWTLLEIYGPQTEIHLVSISGEETKAHERLEEAAKFLEFHGLTATKHAILKTKSVVELLAEKVAELSPRMVILGAYGRGGFKETFFGSSTNKMLETANCPLFLYK, from the coding sequence ATGATTCGCAGCGCACTACTGGCTCTCGACAATTCCCCGTCCAGCAAGATCGCGTTGGACATGGCGATTTCGTTGTGCCAACGTTACGTTGAAAAGAACAATGGTCGAACCGACACCATCCATCTGTCTGGTGTTGCCGTGGTTGATCTTCCCGGCATCAAGGCGCCCACAAGCGTTCCGATTGGGGCAGGGGCCTACAAAAAGCAGCGTGACGAAACGTTGCTCAAAGAAGCCCAAGAGCGGATGGAACAAATCCTGCAAGAGTTTGAACAGCGCTGCCAGGCCGATAACATTCCTTACTCTTGTATTCCCAGCGAAGGCTTGCCCTACGAACAAATCGAACGGCATGCCCTAAGCCACGACGTCATTTTGATTGGTAAAGAGACCAACTTTCACTTTGAAACAAGCGAGTATGTTGGCGCTACTGTGCGAAAGCTGTTGGTCGACAATGCCCGTCCAGTGATCGTTTACCCTGATCAACTGCCTGACAATCATCGGGTGATGATCGCGTACGATGGTAGTAACCCGGCAGCGCATGCTTTGCAGCTTTGGACGCTGTTAGAAATCTACGGTCCACAAACCGAGATTCACTTGGTAAGCATCAGTGGGGAAGAGACCAAAGCCCACGAACGTTTGGAAGAAGCGGCTAAATTCCTGGAGTTCCACGGCCTCACCGCTACCAAACATGCCATTCTTAAAACCAAAAGCGTTGTCGAATTGCTTGCCGAAAAGGTCGCGGAACTAAGCCCTCGCATGGTCATTCTAGGCGCTTACGGTCGCGGTGGCTTCAAAGAAACCTTCTTCGGATCGTCGACGAACAAGATGCTGGAAACTGCCAACTGCCCCTTATTCTTGTACAAATAA
- a CDS encoding PEP-CTERM sorting domain-containing protein, whose translation MKLLPKTLLALLLLGCLGSVSQADMLSSNVFFGSGNSNQYFTVSQAGGVEIGMRAKLRYDPNDGNQPKNFDQSSDLGYAIEEGSYYFSTPNYGTDRAIWNLDWSVNSDFNQGTPASTTNKLSAFTYNINFDFDPAGAGSNSSTNYNPVNELYNDNSYGNKTTTSANDVTPGPLVFGFIPTAPFASDLNDDYTITQNSTNVGFSGLLPGTVTQNGIYTITFSVLDGLIPIATNQIKVYAGVNPPAAVPEPASMALFGMGVVGLIGGGAARKRLKQKREAANSNEG comes from the coding sequence ATGAAACTGTTACCCAAAACACTACTTGCTCTACTACTTCTGGGCTGTCTGGGGAGCGTCAGCCAGGCAGACATGCTTTCGTCGAATGTCTTCTTCGGAAGTGGAAACTCCAACCAATACTTTACCGTTTCGCAAGCGGGCGGCGTCGAAATCGGGATGCGAGCCAAGCTTCGCTATGATCCTAACGATGGAAATCAGCCTAAAAACTTTGACCAAAGTAGTGATCTAGGTTATGCCATTGAAGAAGGCTCTTACTACTTCTCGACCCCCAATTACGGAACTGATCGAGCAATCTGGAATCTCGACTGGTCAGTCAATAGCGACTTCAACCAAGGTACGCCAGCTAGCACAACCAATAAGCTATCAGCGTTTACTTACAACATTAATTTTGACTTCGATCCAGCAGGGGCGGGGAGCAACTCTTCGACTAACTACAATCCGGTAAATGAACTTTACAACGACAACTCTTACGGAAATAAGACAACTACTTCAGCGAACGATGTCACACCTGGTCCGCTAGTCTTTGGTTTTATTCCAACTGCTCCCTTTGCATCGGATCTGAATGATGACTATACAATCACGCAAAACTCGACGAACGTAGGCTTTTCTGGTTTGCTGCCAGGGACAGTTACGCAAAATGGTATCTACACGATCACCTTTAGCGTTCTTGATGGCTTGATCCCCATCGCGACAAATCAAATCAAGGTTTACGCCGGCGTGAACCCGCCAGCTGCAGTGCCTGAACCTGCTTCCATGGCCCTCTTCGGCATGGGTGTAGTTGGCCTGATTGGTGGTGGTGCGGCTCGTAAGCGTTTGAAGCAAAAACGGGAAGCCGCTAATAGCAACGAAGGCTAA
- a CDS encoding dihydrofolate reductase family protein yields the protein MRKIVYFVTASLDGFIARPNGAIDWLIQAEGNEDFGFAQFLNSIDTVIQGRHTYEHVLSLRPYPYANQKNYVFSRKLFECQHAEIVRQPVSEFVGWLRSQPGQDIWLVGGGQLAAAFLEAGAIDELKVFVQPILLGEGIPLARHIGRDIRLTVKHSRDFSQGLVQIDFEVIK from the coding sequence GTGAGAAAGATTGTTTACTTCGTGACGGCCAGCCTCGATGGATTTATCGCTCGGCCTAATGGTGCCATCGATTGGTTGATTCAAGCGGAAGGTAACGAGGACTTTGGTTTCGCGCAGTTCTTGAACTCGATCGACACCGTTATTCAAGGACGTCATACGTACGAGCACGTCTTGAGCTTAAGGCCTTATCCTTACGCCAACCAAAAGAACTACGTCTTCTCTCGAAAACTGTTCGAGTGCCAGCATGCCGAGATTGTGCGGCAACCGGTCTCCGAGTTTGTTGGCTGGCTGCGAAGTCAGCCGGGGCAAGATATCTGGCTCGTAGGTGGCGGACAACTGGCCGCAGCGTTTCTCGAGGCGGGTGCCATCGATGAGCTAAAGGTGTTTGTCCAACCGATTTTGCTGGGCGAAGGAATTCCACTGGCAAGGCATATTGGCCGCGATATCCGGTTAACCGTTAAACATTCGCGCGATTTTAGCCAAGGGCTAGTACAGATTGACTTCGAAGTGATTAAGTAG
- a CDS encoding EF-hand domain-containing protein — MMKTYWKQSLAIFSVLLVGATAASVNAQDGERGPRGPREGGPRGGGQFDPEQILQRVMQRDKDGDGKLSKEELGESRMAAMFERVDTDKDGFLTKEELTASFSRGPGQGGPGRGEGGQGGRGMGPGAGMGFQPGMVMPPFLMERLGLSEEQRRDVRALQEEVEKKLASILTEEQKAKLKEMGQQRPGFGGRGGDRPEGARGPRDGERGPRRGPRDGEGGPRGPRDGDNN; from the coding sequence ATGATGAAGACTTATTGGAAACAATCACTGGCTATTTTCTCGGTGTTGTTGGTAGGTGCGACGGCGGCATCGGTCAATGCCCAAGATGGTGAACGGGGTCCTCGAGGCCCGCGTGAAGGTGGCCCCCGTGGTGGCGGTCAATTCGATCCTGAACAAATTCTCCAACGCGTTATGCAAAGGGATAAAGACGGCGACGGCAAGCTCTCGAAGGAAGAACTGGGCGAAAGCCGCATGGCCGCCATGTTCGAGCGAGTCGATACCGACAAAGATGGCTTCCTAACCAAGGAAGAACTCACTGCATCGTTCAGCCGTGGACCTGGTCAGGGTGGTCCCGGCCGTGGTGAAGGCGGACAAGGGGGTCGCGGAATGGGGCCAGGAGCCGGAATGGGGTTCCAGCCTGGGATGGTGATGCCTCCCTTCTTGATGGAACGCCTTGGCTTGAGCGAAGAACAACGCCGTGACGTCCGCGCCCTGCAAGAAGAAGTCGAGAAAAAGCTTGCTTCTATCTTGACCGAAGAACAAAAAGCGAAGCTGAAGGAAATGGGCCAACAACGCCCCGGTTTTGGTGGTCGCGGTGGCGATCGCCCTGAAGGGGCTCGCGGTCCTCGCGACGGCGAAAGGGGCCCACGTCGTGGTCCTCGCGATGGTGAAGGTGGTCCTCGTGGACCTCGCGACGGCGACAACAACTAA
- a CDS encoding DUF998 domain-containing protein, translating into MTVYIILLISFLLAWSLVGFALAILFLKFRWNLVGGFLLATFGWLPIVGLLGLLVFGIWTGKVSMSQIGLNEVELSQSENDYLASGIGFLLGMALGTFVGLWPRRNAEEKKERWARTWPLIRTFVAGGLAVLLAWGVFVLADWHASSKLKGLREKYAEQLATQEKLAPQQNKEAAAAHDDLLLSLMQESRPVWRGNVTDFQPMKTKFPEGFLLPDTKLLRAFVPGSKQINELRPLVDHYHEPLQQLPMLVLESDEQFQDWHPLVARLLAYDALVHLYDNDLDAVLLDLQLLRTMGTQLLDEQIDDCQSYQWFEFYRYLIFQAVLGKSSPVPADIYDEMLQPIPGLRLSIRRALKREMDESVVDWIDNLLAAPVVNNPTFSYWRMAAIERILYAENLPLIIEKMEQELDQYYVDEAQTYTPFGSISFPGFYNDYLWLDVTDFTGKMVFQTNFSASHFQRYEMVKLARQVATFQQKHDRYPDDDECLRMLSDVQMQAGIDLISFGKKNSDETVGVLIFLRRHHRLDDQMGIYLGDSFFRLVDYLQDLEIFDKDDANGRFIWKFDPQGQNMLKPTLPDFGEKAPVDPID; encoded by the coding sequence ATGACCGTTTACATCATTCTGTTGATTAGTTTTCTGCTGGCTTGGAGTTTGGTTGGCTTTGCCCTAGCGATTCTGTTTTTGAAGTTTCGCTGGAATCTGGTGGGCGGATTTCTTTTGGCGACGTTCGGTTGGCTGCCTATTGTTGGCTTGCTTGGTCTGTTGGTTTTCGGAATCTGGACAGGCAAGGTTTCCATGTCGCAAATAGGGCTGAACGAAGTAGAGTTGTCTCAATCCGAAAACGACTATTTGGCCTCGGGGATTGGTTTTCTGCTGGGAATGGCCTTGGGAACGTTCGTTGGTTTGTGGCCACGGCGCAATGCTGAAGAGAAAAAAGAACGCTGGGCTCGCACTTGGCCGTTGATTCGCACGTTTGTCGCTGGTGGATTGGCAGTGCTGCTGGCGTGGGGGGTGTTTGTCTTAGCCGATTGGCACGCAAGCTCGAAGTTAAAGGGACTTCGCGAAAAGTATGCTGAGCAGTTAGCCACACAAGAAAAGTTAGCTCCCCAGCAAAACAAGGAAGCGGCTGCGGCGCACGACGATTTATTGCTTAGCTTAATGCAAGAGTCTCGGCCTGTTTGGCGAGGGAACGTTACCGATTTTCAACCGATGAAAACGAAATTCCCCGAAGGTTTTTTGCTGCCCGATACCAAGCTACTGCGGGCCTTCGTGCCAGGTTCGAAACAGATCAACGAGTTGCGTCCGCTGGTCGATCATTACCACGAACCGCTGCAACAACTACCAATGCTTGTGCTCGAATCGGACGAGCAATTTCAGGATTGGCATCCGCTGGTAGCTCGCTTGCTGGCTTACGATGCCCTGGTTCATCTGTACGACAACGACCTAGATGCCGTCCTGCTTGACTTGCAACTGCTCCGCACGATGGGAACCCAATTGCTGGACGAGCAAATTGACGATTGCCAATCCTATCAGTGGTTCGAGTTTTATCGTTATCTTATTTTTCAGGCAGTGTTGGGAAAGTCCTCGCCAGTGCCGGCTGATATTTATGACGAAATGCTGCAACCGATTCCAGGTTTGCGGCTGAGTATCCGCCGAGCTTTAAAACGTGAGATGGACGAATCGGTAGTCGATTGGATCGATAACTTACTGGCCGCACCGGTGGTGAATAATCCTACTTTTTCATATTGGCGAATGGCCGCTATCGAGCGAATACTATATGCAGAAAACCTTCCTCTCATCATTGAAAAGATGGAGCAGGAACTCGATCAATATTATGTCGACGAGGCACAGACTTACACTCCTTTTGGCTCGATATCTTTTCCTGGTTTCTATAACGACTATCTATGGTTAGACGTGACTGATTTTACGGGAAAGATGGTTTTTCAAACCAACTTCTCGGCCAGTCACTTCCAGCGTTACGAAATGGTGAAGTTAGCCCGGCAAGTGGCAACCTTTCAGCAGAAGCATGATCGCTATCCCGACGATGACGAGTGCCTGCGAATGCTAAGTGATGTCCAGATGCAGGCCGGCATCGATCTGATTTCCTTTGGTAAGAAGAACTCGGACGAAACGGTCGGGGTTTTGATCTTTCTCCGCAGGCACCATCGTTTAGATGATCAGATGGGGATCTATTTAGGAGATTCTTTTTTTAGGTTGGTCGACTATTTGCAGGACTTAGAAATCTTTGACAAAGATGACGCCAACGGCAGATTCATTTGGAAGTTTGATCCTCAGGGGCAGAACATGCTCAAGCCAACCCTGCCAGACTTTGGTGAAAAGGCACCAGTTGATCCGATCGATTAG